A window of the Lolium perenne isolate Kyuss_39 chromosome 7, Kyuss_2.0, whole genome shotgun sequence genome harbors these coding sequences:
- the LOC127314802 gene encoding uncharacterized protein isoform X2 has product MHSPSPSSSAVASSSPSSSDLSPADGFLCVKEGVDEMIKHVANEPSVGLYFVQQHANASMPILLDVKGKVAEKTREVTLHTEDIEDSICAVRSMTEFGLPIADDMVKDINKSLKIMSKTQPKRGLIQNPIWGFQSDKSSEACDDLGATNGGSSKNYLSSMFNTAKQKASILRWPQTDLATNDDISDKSVSSTAPESSQAGGHGASTPSDAERDDTLISSRLSAKKNAATVDQRVSGADISYTAESYKKFKEEQELKLQAWLRESKGADSS; this is encoded by the exons ATGCACagcccctccccctcctcctccgccgtcgcGTCGTCCTCACCGTCATCATCAGACCTCTCCCCCGCCGACGGCTTCCTCTGCG TGAAGGAGGGGGTAGACGAGATGATCAAGCACGTCGCCAACGAGCCCTCCGTCGGGCTCTACTTCGTCCAGCAGCACGCCAACGCATCTATGCCCATCCTCCTAGACGTCAAG GGGAAAGTTGCAGAAAAGACTCGTGAGGTAACATTGCACACTGAAGATATAGAGGATTCTATCTGTGCTGTGAGGTCCATGACTGAGTTTGGACTTCCAATCGctgatgatatggtcaaggatataAATAAATCTCTAAAGATAATGTCGAAGACCCAACCAAAGAGGGG GTTAATACAGAACCCCATTTGGGGGTTCCAATCAGACAAAAGCTCGGAAGCATGTGACGATTTGGGCGCAACTAATGGTGGAAGTAGCAagaactacttgtcttctatgttCAACACTGCAAAGCAAAAGGCATCCATTCTAAGATGGCCACAAACTGACTTGGCAACGAACGATGACATTTCGGATAAGTCAGTGTCATCTACAGCTCCAGAATCATCACAAGCCGGAGGACATGGTGCATCGACACCCTCAGATGCAGAAAGGGACGACACCCTCATTTCAAGCCGTTTGTCAGCAAAAAAAAATGCAGCTACTGTGGATCAGAGGGTGTCTGGTGCTGATATATCCTACACGGCAGAGAGCTACAAAAAGTTCAAAGAAGAGCAAGAACTCAAACTGCAAGCGTGGCTTAGAGAGTCCAAAGGAGCTGATAGTAGCTAG
- the LOC127314802 gene encoding uncharacterized protein isoform X1 — protein sequence MHSPSPSSSAVASSSPSSSDLSPADGFLCAVKEGVDEMIKHVANEPSVGLYFVQQHANASMPILLDVKGKVAEKTREVTLHTEDIEDSICAVRSMTEFGLPIADDMVKDINKSLKIMSKTQPKRGLIQNPIWGFQSDKSSEACDDLGATNGGSSKNYLSSMFNTAKQKASILRWPQTDLATNDDISDKSVSSTAPESSQAGGHGASTPSDAERDDTLISSRLSAKKNAATVDQRVSGADISYTAESYKKFKEEQELKLQAWLRESKGADSS from the exons ATGCACagcccctccccctcctcctccgccgtcgcGTCGTCCTCACCGTCATCATCAGACCTCTCCCCCGCCGACGGCTTCCTCTGCG CAGTGAAGGAGGGGGTAGACGAGATGATCAAGCACGTCGCCAACGAGCCCTCCGTCGGGCTCTACTTCGTCCAGCAGCACGCCAACGCATCTATGCCCATCCTCCTAGACGTCAAG GGGAAAGTTGCAGAAAAGACTCGTGAGGTAACATTGCACACTGAAGATATAGAGGATTCTATCTGTGCTGTGAGGTCCATGACTGAGTTTGGACTTCCAATCGctgatgatatggtcaaggatataAATAAATCTCTAAAGATAATGTCGAAGACCCAACCAAAGAGGGG GTTAATACAGAACCCCATTTGGGGGTTCCAATCAGACAAAAGCTCGGAAGCATGTGACGATTTGGGCGCAACTAATGGTGGAAGTAGCAagaactacttgtcttctatgttCAACACTGCAAAGCAAAAGGCATCCATTCTAAGATGGCCACAAACTGACTTGGCAACGAACGATGACATTTCGGATAAGTCAGTGTCATCTACAGCTCCAGAATCATCACAAGCCGGAGGACATGGTGCATCGACACCCTCAGATGCAGAAAGGGACGACACCCTCATTTCAAGCCGTTTGTCAGCAAAAAAAAATGCAGCTACTGTGGATCAGAGGGTGTCTGGTGCTGATATATCCTACACGGCAGAGAGCTACAAAAAGTTCAAAGAAGAGCAAGAACTCAAACTGCAAGCGTGGCTTAGAGAGTCCAAAGGAGCTGATAGTAGCTAG
- the LOC127314801 gene encoding protein ENHANCED DISEASE RESISTANCE 2-like, which yields MAFSDGEAEDQWIQNVRSGGAVPCLPPENCPNGWATPPGDTFMVRGPEYVTTKAKIPGGQYLLKPLGVDWIKGPAKICEVLKNKNHRVRKAIDEEVSHGNQPFVWAFNLQLPSKENYSAIFYFVSLEPAPEGSLIDQFLKGDDAFRKSRLKLIANIVKGPWIVRKAVGEQAICILGRALSCKYVQGSNFFEVDVDIGSSIVANAIVHLAFGYVATLTVDLAFLIESQAESELPERLLGAVRFSELSPGSAGTYEVPSEEQQETAPILPARLWRSFSQLLQNPSNSMDQSPSSENTNGSFHKEGADGNTN from the exons ATGGCATTTTCCGATGGTGAGGCTGAGGACCAATGGATACAGAATGTCCGGTCAGGAGGAGCAGTTCCTTGTCTACCGCCTGAAAACTGTCCTAATGGCTGGGCTACTCCTCCTGGTGACACATTTATGGTCAGAGGCCCAGAGTATGTTACCACTAAGGCAAAAATACCTGGTGGGCAGTATCTTCTAAAGCCTCTGGGAGTTGATTGGATCAAAGGCCCAGCAAAAATCTGCGAGGTCCTGAAAAACAagaaccatcgtgtgaggaaagCCATTGACGAGGAGGTTTCACATGGTAATCAGCCTTTTGTCTGGGCTTTCAACCTGCAACTGCCCAGCAAGGAGAACTACAGCGCGATATTTTACTTTGTATCACTGGAACCTGCACCTGAGGGCTCTCTAATAGATCAATTTCTGAAAGGTGATGACGCTTTCCGGAAATCCAGACTTAAACTGATAGCAAATATAGTTAAGGGGCCTTGGATTGTTCGAAAAGCTGTGGGTGAACAAGCCATCTGCATACTGGGCAGAGCGCTTTCCTGCAAGTATGTTCAAGGATCAAATTTCTTTGAAGTGGATGTAGATATCGGATCTTCTATAGTTGCAAATGCAATTGTCCATCTGGCGTTTGGTTACGTGGCGACATTGACTGTAGATTTAGCATTTCTTATTGAGAGTCAAGCTGAATCGGAGCTCCCTGAGAGACTTCTTGGAGCTGTAAGGTTCTCTGAGTTAAGTCCGGGTTCAGCTGGTACGTATGAAGTGCCATCTGAGGAGCAGCAGGAAACTGCTCCCATTCTGCCTGCAAGATTGTGGCGGAGTTTTTCCCAACTTCTACAAAACCCGAGCAACTCAATGGATCAGTCGCCTAGCTCAGAGAACACAAACGGAAGCTTCCACAAAGAAGGCGCCGATGGCAACACTAATTG A